The DNA region TGCTGGACAATTTCCCGCATATAAAGGCGTTCTGGATCATGATCGGGGAAAAGATCGCCCAGCTTTCGCTCTCGTTCGGCGCGGACGACGTGGACGGTACAGTGGTGGAGGAGAAGATCACCCACTCCGCCGGGGCCGAGACCGCGCAACGCATGGCAAAGCGCGGCCTTGAAGCGCTCATCGTCGAGGCGGGGCGCGTCCCTGTGGAGAGGGACACCGTTTACAACCTGGTGACTACCTGATGACGGAAGCTTCGCGCCCGAGGGTGGGATTCCACGATTTTCTCAACTCAAAGCCCATATTGCATCCATTCAGGCACGGCCTTGTGGAAATGCCTTTCAAGCTGATAATAGACACCCCGGCAAACCTGGCCGAAAGGTTCCACGCAGGCGAACTGGACATGGCGCTCGTCCCGTCCATCGAATACGCCCGCAACAAGGACGCGGTGATAGTCCCGGTGGTATGCATCGCCTCCCTTGGCAGGGTGCAGACGGTGCTGCTGTTCTCGGAAAAAGCGGTGGAGGAGGTGGACTCGGTTTGCGTAGATCCTCGCTCGCGCACTTCCGTGGCGATGCTGCGGATACTTTTCAGGGAGAAGTTCGGGAAAGATCCGTCAATAGTCGTCGGCGGGGGAGATCCGGCGAAAATGCTCGACAGCGCAGAGGCCGGCCTTGTTATCGGCGACGCGGCGTTTTCCATCGACCGCGAGAAATATGTGGTCCACGACCTTGGGGAGATGTGGT from Nitrospinota bacterium includes:
- a CDS encoding menaquinone biosynthesis protein, translating into MTEASRPRVGFHDFLNSKPILHPFRHGLVEMPFKLIIDTPANLAERFHAGELDMALVPSIEYARNKDAVIVPVVCIASLGRVQTVLLFSEKAVEEVDSVCVDPRSRTSVAMLRILFREKFGKDPSIVVGGGDPAKMLDSAEAGLVIGDAAFSIDREKYVVHDLGEMWFSHCGRPFVHAALCARRGEKWDLAIAAIAEAKAVGLKNRELIARQETKSHRQADELYDYLTKNILFDLQSEEKEGLSYFLSAARAMGLCQRDDLEFYG